The Scylla paramamosain isolate STU-SP2022 chromosome 27, ASM3559412v1, whole genome shotgun sequence genome contains the following window.
ACCCACACAGTGAAGTTCATAGCTGAGGCAACAGCCGCTAACAGTTGATAGTCTGAACCAAGGTACACAGTTTTCCTGGAGCCACCAGGATGCTGCTCCACGTCCTCTCCCCAGTAGGGCATGAAGGGCTTGGCAGTCACATTAACTTTTGCGCCGTAGAAACTGTTTATAGAGAGGCGTTTCACAATGAATATACTGAATAGGAACCCaaaatacatttcttttatttcctttattcaaacatcttatataacaaaataacTGATTGGCAGAGAAATAAGTAATTACTAGGTAAGGGcgagtaaattaatgaataacaacCCACTTATAAAATTTGTCAGTGAAGAAGGGGACCGGAGAGAGACGTTTGAACCCGCGAGCTGGTGTCCAAAAGGCGATCTTGACCACCTGGGAGCCATCCGGGCTGTACGGCAGGTACGTGTACACGGCACTCCTGTACAGATGCATTATATGAACTAAGTGTTCAGTGAAACGTCGAAGACTCATGGAAGCAGGATTACATATGCCTATAACCCAATTATGCTAAAACAGAACTCGTTACCTGTAATACAATAATCTGATTAGATGATTGAGATTAAGCAGAACATTGTCGGTAATAGTTCCAAGACTAAATCACacttcaaggaaaaaaattaaaatcatggTTGCTTAAAAAGTAGACTTTATATTCCAAAAGGGTTGATTTCTCCTATTTCCAGTCGACCGGACTAAACTATGGAATTTATCCTACACTTGTGGTTGATGACGCCACTCAGCCAAATTCATCACAAGTATTCATAAGCAAAAAAGATTATACCGTAGTAAATACTGTTGCCTATATTTCCGTCGATAATTTCCAGAGGTGTTACTACACAGGTCTGTGATCACCTAACCAGTCGTGTCTGCACATGTACCTAGTGTTGTATTTTCATTACCGGGAATGCTGTGTGCCGCTCTCCGTAATAAAGAAAACCGTGTTCATCATGGAAAAGGTCCAGTGTGAAGACAGGAGGACCTGAACCTCCGATAAAGGTAAAcggctcaccaccaccagcttggTGGTCCACTCCAGCAGCCGTCCCCTCAGAGACCACTCCGCGAAGGCGATAAGGATGTTTGGCTTATGattcaccatcaacaccatcgtGCACCACGACGCCTGACGGACCTGCtaacaaataaatgtatatgtaTAGTTTCGTAGACACTTTTACAGTGATCGAGACACTAATCTGTAACAGCTTTGCGAAACTCGCTAAACCGTTACTGAGACCAGCCTGGTATGAGGGGGGAAACCTACCCTTTTCGATACAAAATGAGaggcacccacccacccaaccatCAGAAGATGTTCACTCTTCTGCTTCACCAACAGTATGTTATCAAGAAAATAAGTCGAAAGATTAAGAAATGCACAATGATGGAGACATCTTGCATTGATCAAGTGTAAATATATGATTGTTGCCAAGCATAACTGTAAGCGAGCAAGGCTAACTAGTGCTATAAATATCTTGAAACTAAaaagttttgagctttttttgaCCGAGATCCACACCTTGCCATGAAAGTCGAAATGAACATTGGTTGATACAAAGCAAATTTTCCTCCACAGGACAAAAACACTTATGTATTAACCATATTTACGTGCATTTCTGTCTGGTgtacagatagacaaagaaagtAACTTTTGATGCTGTAGAGGAAGGATTATACACATTTATCTGGAGTTGCGAAAGTACTTGTagtttcatcctctctcccacacGGCTGAAGTCacgtgagtctctctctctctctctctctctctctctctctctctctctctctctctctctctctctctctctctctctctctctctctctctctctctctctctctctctggaaaaaccGACAGCTGTCCTCGTTCCCTGTCTACAGTATGTAGCAACTCTCTGTTGTCTCAAGTGCAACTTTCGTACCTGGCGTGCCATGGAGATCACTTTTGACAGGTGGTCACTAATGctggtgtttttgtttcccaaatttACCACAAATATTGACGCTGTTTGCCACTGTTCCCAGATTGATCTCAAATCCTGAAAACAATATCAGCTTCAGTTACGGCATTTTCTTAATTACTAACTTTAACTTCATTACACAGTAAATTACTTAGCGCACACAATTGCAAATCCTTTGGCCTCGGCTGGAGATGAGGCACACGATTCGAtcacctgtttatttatttatttttatctgtttatttatttatttattttttttttcaggatggGTAGTCGATTCCTGGACAAGTCGTGAGTAACTAAATGCAGTTTTTCattgtaaaataaaaatcatatcAAGTACATCAATTCAAGGCCATCAAATTAAGATTGCTATTGCGCTCACATAAGTAAAAGCACCAGATATTTGTCTTGAAGAAAAGTGCAGTGATCCtaacatttctttattttcattgaaCATATCATAAAGTGTGCACTGTTTACCTTTACGATGTCTGGAAGAGTGGCAGTACTGTCCATTAAGATGATGGCAGTGCAAGAAGTGTTTGGTTGATCCTTCATCAACTCTACTGCACCACCAGTATGCAGGGTCagctccctcccaccttcccatttatttatttaagtggCGTACatgcagaaagaagaaaataaacagcacGACAGCAATTTCACATTACAATTTTTTGAGATATTTGCAATTAAactacactcctctctctctctctctctctctctctctctctctctctctctctctctctctctctctctctctctctctctctctctctctctctctctctctctctctctccctccctccctccctccctctctctctctctctctctctctctctctctctctctctctctctctctctctctctctctctctctctctctctctctctctctctctctctctctctctctctctctcactctcacctcgcATTTTGGGACGGGCAGTTGCGACGCCAAGGCAAGTTACCAGCACCAGCTTCACGAGCATATTGGTGCTCGGCTGCAGCGGCCACCACCATTGGAGCTTAAACAGTTAACTTGTGGCGGCGCAGCCCTGTTAATATAGTGCTGCACAGAGGCTGCCTCACGTGCGGAAAACGTGTGATTCACCAGCATTTTTTATGCATATTGATTGGCTTCTATGCAACGTTCGCGTTTTGAAATAATTAAACATCTTTTGGACAtggctctcacacacacacacacacacacacacacacacacacacacacacacacacacacacacacacacacacacacacacacacacacacacacacacacacactttataagTCTGAGTTCTTAATTGAATAAGCAGGTTCACTCATCAACCCTCTGTTAAAAGAATGGCAGATATCGTCCATGGTTAGAAGGCAGGATCTGTTGATTATTCGTATCCCGAAAAGATTCGTCTCTTTGGTAGATGTATGGAATAATTCTAAGCTTGTAATTGATATTTTAGAAATACTAAATTTTGTTTCCggttcatttatgtattttatactAGAAACGAAGTATTCTAAGGTATTTCAACATCCAGGAGTGTTCATATTGCAGAGTTGAGTTCATGTGGCGTATACTACATGAGGTGTAAAGGTCCGAAgtaatctgtatttttttttcggaaggTATTTTTTGTACAAGACACCTAAAGAATGTATTATCATATTCAGACGCACTTCCTTAGCATTTgatatcgttatttttttttattatttttttattattgaccTGCGTCGGCATTAGATGCCATCATCCGCTATACTTCCGTTATCGTTAGTTACTTttccattataattattatttaaaaTTGAAAATGATGTATAATAAGGCTAATTTTGATGGATAATGCACATCTGCAGAGTCCTTTAAAATAAATATTCTGATTGACCTTGAAAATTTTCACTGTATCAGGTGTATTCCATGGGCTATGAGGGTGTGCGCCTTTCCACTGTCCATAAATTTTGTGAATAACAGTTTTGACATTGTTATTGGAAAAATATTTCTATAGTACCTGTTAAGCTGATATCAGAACGTGTCTGGGGCTTCAGTGCTAAGTGTTCTTTGCCGAGGActaaggagaggaagacggCAAGTTTAGGCAGGCTCGAGGGTCGCTGGATGCAGCCGCCATGACAGCGTCCTCCCCGAATTCTTTAGTCCCAATTTTTAGCTTAACtacaattttgttttttattataaatgttttaaaGTACCATCTTATTTCCTTCTAACattttgtagcggcgccatatgGCTGCACTCTCGCGGCGCCTTAATTTTAAATCAATCAGTAAAGTGGCATAGTTCAGTATAgttccttcatatatatatatatatatatatatatatatatatatatatatatatatatatatatatatatatatatatatatatatatatatatatatatatatatatatactatcaaGAACGGAGAAATCTATATTATTTTCCGTGAAGTAGTGCTCGATTTTATTGTTTAATGGCCACAGATTTTATTTGAACCGTTAAATCTTACATAGCAGCTCACTGgaaaatacgagtatatcaaAGACGAGACCCAgcaggaaaaggatgaaggcGCCCTGCGTGTGGTTAATCGTGAGGGTTGGTAGACCATCCTCATTTACGGCCCTTGGTTCTGCCTGGCCTTCGTGACCTGCAGCGTGACGTTGCCGTTGTCTCCTCTGACTCCTGAGCTTCGTCTCCCTCATCAAGTCTGCTGTCCACTTATCATAGAGGCCAGCCTGTGGACAAGTCACTCAGTCGTGCACTATGTCAGAATTCAAGTATTTAATGAAGAACGTTTATAGATATTTACAGAATCATACTATATTTCTAATGGAACATTTAATATAGACATAAAAATTCAGATTTTAAGTAATCGACAAGATTCACCTCCAAAGTGGCCAAGATCAACCTGTCTAAGTGAGACTTGTACGGCGCGTCGTGTGGGATTGGCCATCCACAAGGGTTAGGAGAGACGGTCCCACGAGTGACGTACAGAGGGGTGCTGCCGTCTTTCTCCGTAAATTTATCAAGAATTGCATGCTGAATGTACTTTCTTGCATCTAGATGGCTGCTTCTGTGAAAACAAAGTTATTCACTGTTTATTTGTGTACAACATACTCGTTGAACTTATGCAACAGGCTGAAATTTTTTTCATCCAAGGAAATATATTTCATTTTGCAGCTTAGATCCTGTCTGAGACCAGGGGTACGATCATGCCAGTGTGCAGCAGATTGTGAATTTCACCGCAGGCAGATGATGTCTTTCCTGTGCAATAGCTAGTTTCACTGTATTTCAGTCGCACGATGActtgatgaggtggtggtggagtgtaaAAGAATGTGACGCCAGCTCAAAGGAAAGCGGCAGTGGTTAGTGCATGATGATGACGCTGTCTCGTCGACCCATGGTAGAAGGTGCGGGCGCATGTGGAAGAACTCATTCTCGTGTGGATTCAGTTAGGGTGCAGAGCACCCTAACTGAATCCACAGGAGAACAGATGCAGGAAGAACCATGCATCTGTTTTGGTCTAAAAACAGGAGTAGGACAGGGAACGGTCTCGTTATGAAGGGGCTGGGGTGGATCAGTGTATGCTCTCGAGGTTTGCTGTAGAAGTCTGTGGCCAGTTGTGATAAGCAAAAGGTCCTGAGGTCGAGACTACCACTTTCCACTAGAGACCGTCTAAGCTAAACGTGTGAATGATATAAGTACGAGTATGAATTTGTGGTACTTTGTCTCGGCCAGCGAATGTAGCACTGACGGCCTGGTATGCAGATGTTTGGATTTGTTGCAACTGTTGttctcattattgttgttgttactgttattattgttattattattgttatactcAACTATCATAATATGCTACCACATAGTTGGTTACATTTGAAATTTTTGTAGCGTCGCAGTATGACTACTGTATTGCGCcactttattttatattaccTTATCACCAACGCCATCTTGAGCCCCTCCATGAGTGAAGGTCCAGGGTTCATAAGGCTGCCCAGAGCTTGAAATAATGGAGACTCAGAGTCACTGTAGAATTTACGGAAGTGTTTACCGTAACTAGGCATCGTTACCCTAAAAAGAAACCAGTCTGTCAATAATGCATTAAAAATTAATCCCTAGACATGAATGTTTACAGTACATTAAGTAATACTCTgattacataagaaaaacagtaaacatATGTTAAATATTGTTGATATGCTTTCGGCATTCAGTCACATATTAAATAAggtttacttcttttcctccactggACCAAATGGAATTCAAAAAGCCTTTTCCAGATTTATCGGTAAACCTTGGTTACTTATATCTGGCACACAAAACAGTGCAATCTAGGTATAATTATCACTGCATTTTGTCAGACATCACCCGTGCTTATGTTTTGTTCTGTCCGCCACATACATATGTCCACGCACATTTAAACGtaaatctccctctcctccctacctcattctttcgttctctttctcattataAATAGtactaataaataataaaattattgtaacccagatttttttctttactaaccattatactttaaaaaaaaaaaatttcctcccGCCTCTGAATGTACAGAACAATTCCCGGCACACATTACATGTCAACACTGTCGATTATTTCCTTGAGTGTCTCTGGGCGCGGTGGATACttgggaaaggtgagagaggcagTCAAGTTGCCCCGGTAGGCCAGCCCGAGGATGAGAGCGAATATCAGCCAGGCAGCCACCAGAACTCTGCTGGAGGAGGTGTGGGACAGCCAACGAGGAAGGTTCTGGCCGAGCAGCATCCCCACCATGTCCTGGAACACTGCCCCCACACCCACGTCTGTGTGTCCATCATGTCCTGCACGAATGAGCTGTGGAATACAATGTTTAGTAGATTTATGGTGTTTATCAATAGCACTGTACAGTTGCGAGTTGATAACgaacaatatttttttacctgccacaaaaggaatggaaagaagacgATATGTCCAATCACTGCTGCCCACACTCCAGTAGACAGAGGATAGTAAACGCTTTTCCATCGAGGCTCTAGGTCGGGTTTAGCCAAACCAAATGACGCATAAGAATATTCGTATAAGTAAGTGAAGTCAAGTCTTTCGACGCGCTCAGGTATGACACTATGAAGAATTGGAGATATCAGTGaagtcttctcctccaccagacTTGTTACCTTGAAACATAAGTTACTCATAAGTAGATTCGTAATAGAATCAGAGTAATGAAACAAAATTTCCAGGTCTTGAGCAAACATATTTGTCTTTGCTTAAGTGACTGGAGTTGTCTACGAAACtggcgttttgttttcccattatGGGAAGAGGTTAGTTACAGTTGATTCAAGACATTAATCAAATGATTAGCCGTTCATAGAACCAACTATCTGTTTAGGGGACTTAACAGGCAAATGGTGTGATCACATAATGTAACTCAACAACTCACCTCAGTCCACGATGACGTCGGAAGGACGCGGACAGTAAAATTAAGAGCCGAGGCAATAGCTTCCACCATGCGGTAGTCAGAGCCACGGTACACGATTGTCTTGGAACCATCAGCGGCCAGCACCTCTTCCTCGTCCCAGTAAGGCATGTAGGGTTCGGATGTCACGTTCACTTTGGCACCGTAGAAACTTTAAAAGCGTCCATTGCAATAGTATTTAACGAAAACGCTATGTGCAAGATTTCTAAAAATTCTCAATATTCAAAGTTTGCCAATAGATTATTAAAAGTAAATATTAATGAGAAGTAAAAGAATGACGCTTTCGAGTTTAACGGTTATTTGGATCAACAAACTTTTGGAATTTGTCCTggaaaaaggagacagaagagaGGTGTTTGAAGCCGTGAGCTGGTGTCCAGAAGGCGATCTTCACCATCTGGGAGCCACCTTTGCTGTACGGCAAGTACGTGTACATACCACACCTGCACATATCCATAAGACTGTAATCGACACATACATTACACCACACCTGTTGTGAAATAATTACTAGATAGGAATGTATATATTACAGCCGCAGCTGTTTCACCGCCATGAAATTAAATGGCATCATCATAAATAAATCAGTTACTCCACGCTCGGTGCAACTTCCAGCCATACTTCACATTATTAGATCATGTTTGTCCAGCGTGTTGTGGCAGTGATGAACAACGTATATAAGAGATGGAGGCTTTcctgtacatacatatatcaaTACAAATGGCAATACATCACTACCGAGGCTGCTCAGTGTTGCCCTCCATGTTGAGAAACACTGTGTTCATCATGGAGAAAGTCCAGTGGGCGGGCAGAAGGTCCTGGAGCTGCGTAGTTGTCAGGCGGCTCACCACCAGCAGCTTGGTGGTCCACACCAGCAGCCTTCCCTTCAGAGACCACTCCGCGAATGCGATGAGAAAGTCAGGATCgagactcaccaccaccaccatcgagcACCACGACAGCTGACGCACCTGCTGACGGAGACACGCTGGCTGTCTCTGGCAACAGTGCAACTTCGCTAACAATAATACGGCGATAAACAATATTGTCCCTCCAACAATGAGTGATATAGCGAACTGCCACTCTTTTACTGCTACCTTATCCTCATCAGTATCTACTCGCATCATCCAGTAGTGTAAGAGTCTTACCCCAAGTAGTACTTACAATACCTTCACATCGTTTACGCTacacaaggaggcagtagacatgtGCAGAAACTAAGATTACCTCCCAGTGGGGCCTCTTCAATATTGGCCTTAgtggatgctgtgaacttattttTGATCCACCTATGAACTTCCCGTTGTGCCTCACTGAACAATGGGGCAGTCACtgtctgccctctaaagataacCTTATTACTTCACAGAACACTACATACAtctcacacacgtacacatttcAATCAAAACTTATAATAGCTACTCCAACACCAGCATCTGAATGCATGCGTAGGGAGAGACCAGAAATGTTCTCAGGTCGGACAGCTCTTTTAGTTTCGACCGATATTGTCTTGACACAGGTTATAATATACAACCCACCATCCAAgggtttttatccttctctctgtaacttcgactcaagcttcctttctgaccgttctaatgttgctgtggtagatgttCTTACTGATTTTCTACCAAATCGTGTTCCTTGGTTTTCTgccctgtatctctctctctctctctctctctctctctctctctctctctctctctctctctctctctctctctctctctctctctctctctctctctctctctctctctctctctccactgtgcaTCAATGATCTTTTGAGCCAAATCTATTATATTATCCAGTCTTACTCTGATGATACTTCCCTGCAACCCTTcttagacatccaacccttcaggaattaagcagttcacgcagggaagccacagaaagatTGACTGAATTTGTTTTTAAACTgctgattgggcagagcaaacataAGTGTTGTGTAATACCTGGAAACCGAAttcctctgtctatctgtcattcaacttgacacaaccctCCAAATAACTATCACCTCTTTTTCAGGGGATCGcaactgtct
Protein-coding sequences here:
- the LOC135114474 gene encoding uncharacterized protein LOC135114474, with product MLVKLVLVTCLGVATARPKMRGGRELTLHTGGAVELMKDQPNTSCTAIILMDSTATLPDIVKDLRSIWEQWQTASIFVVNLGNKNTSISDHLSKVISMARQVRQASWCTMVLMVNHKPNILIAFAEWSLRGRLLEWTTKLVVVSRLPLSEVQVLLSSHWTFSMMNTVFFITESGTQHSR
- the LOC135114468 gene encoding ionotropic receptor 21a-like, giving the protein MDMCRCGMYTYLPYSKGGSQMVKIAFWTPAHGFKHLSSVSFFQDKFQNFYGAKVNVTSEPYMPYWDEEEVLAADGSKTIVYRGSDYRMVEAIASALNFTVRVLPTSSWTEVTSLVEEKTSLISPILHSVIPERVERLDFTYLYEYSYASFGLAKPDLEPRWKSVYYPLSTGVWAAVIGHIVFFPFLLWQLIRAGHDGHTDVGVGAVFQDMVGMLLGQNLPRWLSHTSSSRVLVAAWLIFALILGLAYRGNLTASLTFPKYPPRPETLKEIIDSVDMVTMPSYGKHFRKFYSDSESPLFQALGSLMNPGPSLMEGLKMALVIRSSHLDARKYIQHAILDKFTEKDGSTPLYVTRGTVSPNPCGWPIPHDAPYKSHLDRLILATLEAGLYDKWTADLMRETKLRSQRRQRQRHAAGHEGQAEPRAVNEDGLPTLTINHTQGAFILFLLGLVFDILVFSSELLCKI